Part of the Lolium rigidum isolate FL_2022 chromosome 6, APGP_CSIRO_Lrig_0.1, whole genome shotgun sequence genome, TCTGGTCCATATCTAAGCAACTGATCTGCACATCGAGCAATCTAGAGCCTAAAAGACTTCTTAAAGTATACAGAACAGTACTCATGGTACAGGAAAATATCACGAGCAATTGGAGGTAAGAGTACCAAGGGGAAAGCAGATTCCGGCACCAAGAGCAGAGCCAACCAATACATTCCTTGCACGCCACATCGGTGAACCAGGCACTGAAGGTATAGACATTAGTTGAGATGAACTCAGTCTATAAAGCGCTATGAGAACTAAATACAAACGATGAAATACAATAATGATAAATCCAAGAGGTATTTACAGTTTCTTAAGATACAAGCTGCTTAAAAAAGCACTatgtaagatatttaggaaaacaTTCTTGTATGAATCTTCCAGGTAACTATCAAATCAATTTTCTTGATGGACGCAAAAAATCCTAGTAAATGTATCTTAGCTGGACAATTCAATCTTTGATACTCATGTGGAATCATCATGTGGTTAGGGGCCACTTAACGACAGCCCACAGGAGGCCCCTAATTCCTAAAGGCAGCCAACTACAGGTAAAGACTTAATAGCATGAATAGTTTGATCAAGGCCTACCAGAGAAATCTTTTAACAAATACAAGAAAGGACGAGTAATAACAGGTTTACTTCTAAGTTCTAACAATGAATGCCGTGCTTCTGATTATTCTATTTTAGTAAGTTTTGTAATTTACTTCTGTACATATTCATACTGCAGCGAATATATTTATAAGTTCTTCCAAGTTTACGATTCGACAGTGCCTCAACTAAATGGTGTAATTTTAAAATCCATGTTTTAATGCAGTGAGATACATACATATAAGCCCAAAAGCAGCCGCGGTAGCCGAGCCAGCTCCAGCAATATTGAACACATCATGTACCCCACGATTCTCAATAAGAAGGTTCTGTATGCCAAAGAACGTTGCAGTGAACATCCCAAGGCGAGCACCACCAACTAGGGAGCCTTTTGCAATCCGGATGAACCTTTTCTCCATTGCATCTCTCATCAGCCTATACTGTTCGCGCTTGTCTGTGGTGCTTCCCATCTTCAACATCACTTCAGCATCCTTGCTCTGCAAAATATGATATAGTTTTAATAGAAGTCATCACTTCAGATCCAAAGTAGGAGACGAGTAACTTCCATATATATTTGTGATTCTATCCAATACTTTCGAAGAAGCCAGTctgaattttgaaatttcacaacaTTGTACAAGAAAAACTCTAGTTCCACTACTGCAGATCGAGTTAAATTCTGAGCAACAAAACAGAAGATCATATATCCTGGCCTAAGATGAAAAATGGACATCAGAGAATAGCAAATATGCATCGTTTCACCAGCCAATGTGGATGCTAATGTATCACTCACGCCTACGATTACAAGTCATAAGTGGTTACTTATCATTATCAACACCATTTCTACATCCACGCAGGTTACACCCGAAGCGATAATGGAAATTAGTATGGAATGGAGTAGGGTGGCAACTTACAACGTTAGCGTTGGCCTCCTTGGCCCCGCCATAGAGCAGCCCGGTGAATAcgccgacgagggtgccggttccCCAGCTCACCATCCCCACAGGCCCGCCCCTCGACGGCGTGCCTACCGCATCCGCATCCGcctcagcctcctcctgggtaatcCCCACCCAAATACGTAAGATAAACAGAACTGAAGACATAGCTCTGAACCACAAGAAGCAGGGGACAGATCAAAACCGCGGTAGAATTTGGCGGATTTTGCGGCGGCTCGGCGGGAGGAGGCACCGGGTCGGCGGTCATGGCGATCTGCTGCAAGGCGGCTGCAGCTCTGGACGGAGGCGGCGCTCCAAAATAGAGTTAAAGAAGGAGGCAGTTCGGGAGAGGGCGGATGTTGGAAGTGGACGCCGGAGGTCAGCGCCGGCGGTGATCGGTCGAGGCGGCGAGATCACCGGGTGGAAGTGGACGCCGGAGCTGGAATCggcgagtggaaatgggatggggAAGAGGACAATTATGCGGGCTTTTTCTCAGTGGGCCGGGCTCGTACTGTTGTTTACAGGCTCTCCTAAAGCCCACCAATGCAGAAGCAAGTTCCTTTCAAAACAAAAAAGCTCTCGGTCTTGGGCGTGTTTTGGCAAAATAATTGAGGAGTAAAtagacttcaaaaaaaaaaaattgaggagTAAATAAACTTGTCTATGACAAATAGTAGGCAACTAAATAAACTTAATGATCATGTCTAAGGGCATTTACAATAAGGTGACATTAGCTCCCTTACGGTTGGCAAGTTAaattttttttgcttagttggagaacAGAGGTTGAAGAAAGAGAATAttgtaattttttttaaagaataCGGTAGGAGAAGCCCCTACAATGATTTgtttttttaataataagaatCCAAATTTGCGTCCatgaggacttgaacctgggtggctgggttgtacatccacttcgctaaccaagtgagctaggctcacttcttaaaATTGTAGtcccttagctaagagatgatctcttagggcATATACAATGAATtgatgtcagccttcccttacGGTTACCACGTATGAGTTTTGCTTAGCTGGCGAAGAGATTGAAGAAAGAAAAggctgtcttcccttagctaaaggatgatctcttatgaaataagagaagactattttctctattgtatcatttgtcttcctttACCAATTTAATTTATTTCTTAAACTTAATTAAATCTTATTTATTGCTAGGGATAAGAATAAGAGATACTGCATTGTATCATTTTATATTTAGTGTCTTCTCTAGTTAACGTGGACTGCTAAGAGAAAACGAGTGTCTTCCTTACCATTGTATGTGCCCTTATGAAAATAAGAGAATACTATTTTTGTATATTTTACCATTTGTCTATCCTTAGCAACccaatttttttagaaaataatTGATTTTCATTTATTGCAAGGGAAGACAATAAGATATAATACGTGGTATCATTTATATTTATTGTCTTCTCTAGATGACGTGTACTGCAAAAATAAGGCACGTCTTCCCTACCATTGTATATGCCCTAAGATTTGAAAATCATACAATATTGTTTTGTTGATGACAACAACATCCTAGATTGTCGTCTGATTATGCTCAACCTCATTGACAAATGACAACCTACATACTCTTTGCCACCATCCCATTTCTCATGTGGCATTATAATACACCATAGGTCTGTAGCTACCGGATATTGCCAAATAATAGGGTGGGGGGGGGGAGAGTTTGATCACACCTGTTTTCAAGATTTAGTTAATAAGAATGGCACTTTTGATATTCCTATGAGGGCTGAGAAATAACGGCTCGaaagttgggggggggggggagagagagTTTGATCACACCTGTTTTCAAGATTTAGTTAATAAGAATGGCACTTTTGATATTCCTATGAGGACTGAGAAATAACGGCTCGAAAGTTGACACTATATAACCATATGATCTCGTACTACCATAAAAGTTGATCGAGAGATGAGAGATAATCACTCCCTAACCCTAAAAAGTTAGATTGTAAAATTAAGGATGATACATCAATGGGGCCGCCGAGATATTGCAGTTAATGTTTGTTGTCCAATGCCTCGTGTTTGCATTGCTACAACTTGGTGTCAGCATCGTCGGAAGATGGTTCTACTGCCTCGACAACAGACGTATAACACACAAGGCTCCTCTTTGGTTAAAATGACCGCCACATACAAGTACACAACCCTGCGTGCAAATGGTACGTCGCAGCACACGTACGCTCCTCGCCATTAATTCAATGCGACGCCGGCCTGCTCTTCTTGGCCTCGAACGCCGGCGGCAGCAGCTTCTCGAACTTCTCCAGGAACGTCGTCCACTCCTCGCTGCTCAGCTCACCGAATGACACGCTCTTCAGAGACTGGGCGTCGATGGAGTCCACTGTCTTCTTGCAGAGGGCCTCGAGCGCGCTCAGCCCCTCCTCCATCGATGAGAACTCGCGGGTCATCATGTCGCCAATGTCAGCGAGGCAGAGCCCCGCCGCGGCGGCGCGCTGGAGGAATATGGTGCACAGGGTGAGGATCCGAATGGCCGGCTCCGTCAGGGACGGCAGTTCTACGCGGAGCATCTCGGCGTCCTTAAAAGGGTCCAGCGACGCAATATAGTCCAGCTCGGTGCTGGAGAACGGCCGCGACGCCTGCGGCCAGTGCAACCACTCGAAATACGGGTCGTCGAGCTGCTCCGGGAGGCAGAGGCCGTGGTCAATTGGCACGAGCTCCAGCGGCACCGCCGACGAGCCGCCGTCCCCGGTTGGCGGATTCTTGACGAGGATGTTGCCGGCGTGGCGGTCGATGTTGAGGAGGCGGACGTCAAGGATGCCGACGCGGTGCACGGACTGCACGGAGAACCGCGACGGGCCGAGCTCGCCAGCGTCGTAGTGGTGCGCCACGAAGCGCTGGATGGATGCCACTGTCGTCTCCATGGTGGGGCGCGATATCTTGATCATAGCCGTCGGCGCGACGCTGGCGAATCCGTCGTGGTCGAGGAGGTACGCGGCCACCTCCCGCAGCACAGCCTTGCTCTCGTAGCCGCCTCCGCCGTTGGACGGAGAGGACTTGTCGTCGAGCGGCTTGATGACCGCAACGTGCTCGCCGGAGCGACCATCCTTGAGCAGCAGCGCCCCTCCAAGGCCACCCTGAGCCGGCACAAGCCGCGTCCCCGACGCGATGGCGCCCGCGGCCTCCGCGATGAGCGCGTGCACTCCGCGGGCGTGGCGGCCCGCGACGATCTCCACGCGGGGCATCTTCTCCTCTTCGCCGGCGGGCTCCGCTCCCTGGTCTTCCGAGGCGGGTGCGAAGACGGTGGTGAAGCAGGGAGAGGAGAGACACCGGCGCTGCGGTGACAGGGCATTCCGTTCCTGATGGTCCCGGTCGAGGGCCGGGCGGTCGAGCTGGGCGACGGAGTgcgggcggtagtgccggccgcgggcggcgggcggcttgAGGCCGTGGCAGTGGCCGACCGCAATCGCCATCCGgccggtggtggtgatggtaacGGTGGCAACGGCCGGCTACTCAAAGATTCCATCCAACCATGCAAATGACTCAGATCACAAGCTGCACGGACGTAGTACATTGGAAATGAAGACAATGGCGACCGGAGGGCGCAAACATACCTTGGTTCGTGTTTCTGGCTTGTTACAACAACATGTCAAATCgagagctagctagctagctgctacatcCAGATCGATCGAGTCAGTAGCAGCAGTCGCAGGCGGGAAGGGACGACGACGACTCGGCGGCGAGGGCAGGGGCAGGGGAAGGCATTGGCATGCAGTGCGGAATTGACACTCTTCCTCCTGGATAAAGGGGTCGAACGGATCGGATCAAGGCAGCATGCAGGGAGAAGGGCCGTGTGCTGCGCTTCCCCCGccggccggccaccaccacccacaccgtcgctcgccgccgccctctcccGGCCTGGATTTTGATTGCTACTTCCAAGTGTTAGTTATACGAGAATCTACGGAGCTTTAATTGATCCttgttcttccttctccttccTTTCTAATCTTCCCCTTCCCTCAGCTGCGGCTGGGAAAGGAAAGGAAAGAGAAGGAGCTCTATTTTGCAACCCCGGGGAGCCATGGCGATGTATATAGATCGACCGATCGTGCCGTTGCGTTTCTGTTTCAGCCATGGCTAAATTTGGCCCGTACGTGCGCGCGCGTACGGTAACCCAAGCCACGAACGCGGCGAGGGCAGAACCGTTGGGTTGTGGGGTTGGAGGATCTACGTCGCCagtggagctggagctggagcggGAAGCCCATGGCCTGCCGGGTCTCGTGGGAAATTTCTCGCACAGAACCGggcctttagggcatctccaaccgggcgacccaaacggacgcgctgggccgtccgttttgggctgtttgggtcgccgcccggacacgcggacagcggcccgcgtccgcgtgtccgtttgggtcgcgcgctgcgcccaacgcgcggacgcatcgcaaattggagaaactagaaaacaaaatgaaaatggcaaatttaaacgatatttgattaaacatatgccctattttgggcaaatttagtacatagccctattttgggcaaataaaactaacaaaagaagcccctatatgggcttttaaatttaaactaaaatataaacagaaaataaaaaaccctctagggtttggtcggcggcgcggtggccgccggtgcgccgcctagcccctgtgggcgtcgtcggcgccgtcgtcgaggtccccgggcggcgaggcacgcgtcgtggctcgaccgcgccggggactccggccagggagaccacagggcctcctcccacggcgagtgggggtccggagccacccgcgccgcctggaggcgctgctgcctctcctgccagcggcgccgcctggcctcctggcgccgaCTCCTCCAGCGGCGGCACCTCTCctccggcggcgctgctgctcggcggcgcggcgcccggcctcctcccgccgcgccgtctcctcctcctcctcccgtcgcgccggaGGGCTCGGGCGTAGAGCTCCCGGccctccgcgtcctccacctcccgccgcgccgcctcctccatttcggaggtgcgaatggccgcatggagttgcggccatttcgcctcctcctccgccgccgagacgatgagggcggcgcggaggtccgggtcctcctccgaggactcgggcttgggctcgagcagcagcggcggcggttgcggtaatgccgcgccgcggcgggcggcctctccgatgtggaggccgcctcggtttccgcacgatggtcgcagcgccggcggccgacgccggctggctgccggcctcgtcgtcgttcgctccggggAGCGAAccatcgcttcggggccatggcggcggttttgctcggggagtggagtggggactggagtggagggccggatcccctccggtccccatttaatagactcCCCGGTCACGCGacgggtgggcccaagggagacgaggcgaccagcacgcggacgcgagcggacggcgcgtgccatccgcggccacgcaaacctagcccagatttgggccgggtttgcgtcgttccagacgccgcggccgtccgcttttgcggtgcgtccccgcgttgggccgggtttttgtccggctggacccatccggacgcgcgggcgcgggatgggtcgtagggttggagatgcccttaccggtCAGACGTATACCCTCCGCAACCGCATGCGCATCCATTCGTGTCGCTCTCAGGGAGCGGCTCGGGCGGAAACCCTAAACCCCACTCTCGCATCGTCCTGGCGTGGTGGCGGCGTTcgtggtcagatcccgccggactTCGACCCTGATCTGTTGGGCGGTGCTCGTCTCTTACCTCGGTGGAAGGGCGGCGCCCCTGGCCTCGGCGTGCGGCCGCTCTTGGTGGTGGGCGGGGCGTTGCCTTGGTGTCTTGGGGAATCTCGGCGTGGTGTTGGGCGGTGCCCCCAGGTGCTCCGGGTGCTTCCCGGTTTGTGTTCTGGGCTGGAAAAGCTTCGTCGGTCGGCGTGGTGCTGGGCGGCTGAGTGGCAGCCTGCTGTGTGCTAGCCATTGGTGGTCGGTGGTGTGCctcttgtggttgcgagggtcgtTCACCTCTTGATCTCAGCCATCATCCTGTAGCGGGGTGCCGCTGGGGCTGGCTGGTGTCGTGGCCTCGCAGATGGCGACCATGGTGGCGATGTGCTCCCTACGTGGGGGGCCATCGTGGCTGGGTGTtgagcctcccctctctctccattAGTTCCAGAGGGCGTTGTTTTCCTCTATACTAGTGTTCCCCTATGGCTCTGTAGATGGTGGCCATGGGTGCGGTATTCCCTCCGATGCGAGGCGAGCcgtggtagtggtggtggtgaCTTCTCCTTGTTGGTTGCTTGGCTCTTGCGTCGGGTTCTTGTCGGAGTTCTTTGGCATGTCCGTCACGGGTGGTCTTCTCTCGTGCTCTCGTCAAGCCCACCTTTCGGGTATATCGAACCTAGTGGAGTTAGGGTTGCCCTCGGTGATGCTTAACCTTTCGACTACGGTGGTGACTCCCGTGTGTGGTGAGGATGTTCCATGCGAGTGTgatctatggtgtgtctcttctcCGCGATGCCCTTCAACGTCAGCATGTGGCACACATGCGTCGTGGCGTCGTCTCGGCCACGTGCGACCTTTCGGTCACGCCCCTGACACAAGTGGTGTCAGTTCGCCGTGTGGCCTCAGATGCACGTTGCCTTTCGACTACGTCGACGGTGCAGTGTCGTGGCTGGGTCCCAACTGACCAAGGTTGTTCGATTACTCAGGAGTTGCATCGAGCTAGGCTGTCCCTCTCACTTCCATGTCCCGATGGCACTTCCTTGTGATCGTTGTGCTTGTGTCGTCATGGGTCCCATCTATCAAATGTCTCCAAGGTTTCTTGGGAGTGGCCTCCTTGTCTCTCTTGCTCTTATGTGTTGTTGGGTGcatgtatatgtgtgtgtgtgtgttgttttCCCTTTATTTCTCTCCTCATGTTCCCCCCCGTAAACTCTGGTTCATTTGaacctcaaatttgaaatatATTCGGGTGGGGACTCGCTCCCCACCAATGAAAAAAAATAGTTAAAATTTGGATGAAATCTAGTATAATCTTTTGAAGAACTGTAATTTTAATTGAAAAAAGAAATGAATAGTCTAAATACATGTGGAATCTATTTGCTATGCTTCTGAAATAATTAACTTTTACAAGATTTCGTCGCAATTTTAATTAATCTTCAACTATATAAAAAATCAAATTAAATTTTATAACATGGCAAAAGGATGTAACACAAATCGCGATGCATACACACAATAGATGTCTGCCCAGTAAGACCTGACTCCGTGAGAAAAAAAATGGGTGGGTTATTTATTTTCACGACTAGTTTAGGGACACCGCTAGCGAGGGATACACTGTAAGGGTATACTCTACCCTAACTTATTTTTGGATAACAATAACACCGTAGCTAAAGTGTGGGCTAATGTTACCTACTAGTGGATATACATGTTTTAGCCCATCAATGGTGTTGGAAGGTGATCAGACTCCCATTTGTTGAAGAAAACATGTGCTAGTGTTTTTACTTAATTCTCTCttatttatatttgagtcaatagGAAACactgcactatcaagaggggtgaTCTCAATGAGCTTGACGGGGATCTTGCCACAGACTTACATACATATCCTATCACATATTCTTCACGCAAAGTGTTGAGATGTACAgttgttcaaataaaaaagttGTTTGAGAAATCTCAAGGAACCTGACATGGAGCTCGGCATACCGACCCAGATGCCGGACAGGTCGGCACCCTGCCCGGTCTGCTGGGTGCTGCTACCGGGTAGCCCATCCTCTGGCCTGGTCTGCCGGGTGGGATGCCGAGTTAGCCGTCCTTCTGGTCGGTCCTGCTGCACTATATGCCAGGTGGCCTCGACCCTGTCCTCGACAGACACTTTTTTGTTGGGACGACTATATAAGCCAATCCTTCTTCTCCGAAGGGGTTGGTTGACCCGTGCAAAAGCTGAAGATATTTCTCTGTATCTCTCCAAAATCTTGAGatcttcctcctccaccaaccaaactcaaatcccttatGGGAAAGGCTTGAGGAGGCTTAGATCTACGATTCCACCAAGCCAATTCTCATTCCCCCTTGAGTCCATCGAGCTAGCTTGttacttgatgcgtgcagtcgacacgtccgttgggaaccccaagaggaaggtgtgatgcgtacagtagcaagttttccctcagaaagaaaccaaggtttatcgaaccaggaggagccaagaagcacgtcgaaggttgatggcggcggaatgtagttcggcgcaacaccagggattccggcgccaatgtggaacctgcacaacacaagcaaagtactttgccccaacgtaacagtgaggttgtcaatctcaccggcttgttgtaacaaaggattagatgtatagtgtggatgatgattgtttgcagaaaacagtagaacaagtattgcagtagattgtattcgatgtaaaagaataggaccggggtccacagttcactagaggtgtctctcccataagataaatagcatgttgggtgaacaaattacagttgggcaattaacaaatagagagggcatgaccatgcacatacatgatatgatgagtatagtgagatttaattgggcattacgacaaagtacatagaccgctatccagcatgcatctatgcctaaaaagtccaccttcaggttatcatccgaaccccttccggtattaagttgcaaacaacgagacaattgcattaagtatggtgcgtaatgtaatcaataactacatcctcggacatagcatcaatgttttatctctagtggcaacagcacatccacaaccttagaactttacgtcactcgtcccagatttaatggaggcatgaacccactatggagcataaatactccctcttggagttaagagtaaaaacttggccgagcctctactaataacgaagagcatgcaagatcataaacaacacataggtaatagattgataatcaacataacatagtattctctatccatcggatcccaacaaacacaacatatagcattacagatagatgatcctgatcatgttaggcagctcacaagatccgacaatgaagcacataaggagaagacgaccatctagctactgctatggacccatagtccaggggtgaactactcactcatcactccggaggcgaccatggcggtgaagagtcctccgggagatgattcccctctccggtaggggtgccggaggcgatctcccgaatcccccgagatgggattggtggcggcggcg contains:
- the LOC124665575 gene encoding uncharacterized protein LOC124665575 produces the protein MTADPVPPPAEPPQNPPNSTAEEAEADADAVGTPSRGGPVGMVSWGTGTLVGVFTGLLYGGAKEANANVSKDAEVMLKMGSTTDKREQYRLMRDAMEKRFIRIAKGSLVGGARLGMFTATFFGIQNLLIENRGVHDVFNIAGAGSATAAAFGLILPGSPMWRARNVLVGSALGAGICFPLGWVQLKLAEKASLEIETSKSPSDLAREQGNQSRVGAAIDRLEGSLRK